The window CCTCCAGTGGTACCTCGGGCAGATCGACCGGGCCTGCCGGTCGTGATCGGCGGCCACTGTCCGAGCGGGCTGGGAGACTGCCGGTCATGACCTCTATTGATCACAGTCGTGTGCGGCAGTCATGGGATCGAATCGGCCTCTGGCTGAGGACTCATGTCCGGCAGGCCCCGCTCAGACCGGCCGTGGACTCGGGTCGCCTTGACGCAGTTGAGGCAGCGCAGGCTGTGACACTGCCGGCCGACGTGAAGGAGTGGTGGGCCCTGGCCGACGTCAGCGCCGATTTCTGGATCCCCGGAGACTTCGCTCCTGTGGCGCTGGAAGAAGCCCTGGAGACTCGGGAGACCTGGCTGCTCGTCGCAGAGGAGGAAGGACCTCTGTTCGATCAGAACGGGGAGCCGGAGCCTCGCTTTCTGCCGGAGTTCATACCGATCGCGATGAGCCCCGGCGGTGACGGCCTCATCGTTGACCTTCGGCCCGGCGGGGCCAACGGGGCGGTCTTCCTGTGGGATCACGAGCGCTGGGGACTCGGGGTGCCGCTGTGGGACTCGATCGACTCAATGCTCCAGGACATTGCCGACGCCCTGGAGTCACAGACGGCAGTGCTGGGGCAACATGCTGCTCTCGGGGGTGCCGAAGCGACCTGTGTCGGTCAGCTCGGCGACGCGGGCGAACTCAACTGGGAACCGGTCCCGGTGGCCTGAGCAGGAACGGGCAGGTCATGGGGGGCGACGGTCTGGTCATGGACGTAGGGCCTGACCGTGCCGCAGGCGATGGAGACGTTGTGGTCGTCCATCAAGGCGGTCCAGATTTCCATGGCGGTGTGGCCCTTTTTCGACCATGGTGTCGGTGATGCCTTGGGCGGGCTCGATGACGGTCGGCCTGGACGCAGATGTTCTCGGACGTCACGACCGCCCGCCGAACTGCCAGTTGTGCACCTCAATGTCGGCGTACCGGTCCGGGGTCAGGATGGCGCGTGCCGTGTCCCGATCCGGTGCCCGGATCAATGCCGCCGTGCCCAGCCAGGTGGCGCCGTCGTCGGACAGCAGCGGTCCGTAGGCGATCAGTTCGTCCCGGTCGGCCGGCACCGTGGTGTCGGCGGCCTTCCCCGCGCCGAGGCCGAGCACCAGGTACCGGTTGCCTTCGGCCGGTCCGCCGGGGAAGTCCCACATGGTGCGCCCCAGCATGTTGCGCCATCGTCGCAGCAGCACATCCCGGTAGGCACCGGCCTGGTAGTTCGGCTCGTCGAAGGCGAACGTGCGGGCAGCGGAGGGATCGGGCAGGTCGACGATGTGCACGCTGCCGGTAGGGGTCTCACCGTCATCGGTGAGGGTCGGACCCCGGGCGATCATCTCCTTCGCGTACTGGTCCATGTATGACCAGTGCTCTTCCGTCAGCCTGTGGCGCAGAGGCAGGGAACCGGGCCGGTCGCGGTGGTAACAGAGGAACTCCATGCCCCATGATCTCTTCACGGAGGCATCCAGGTCGAGCGGATTCCCATGCGACGGCTGCTCGTCCTGGCCCACGTGCGTTACGGGCACACGTACGCTAGCTCGCAGCCAGCTTCGGGATCGGGCCGGCCACCGTATACCGCTACATCGCCGGAGCGGTTGAGATCCTGGCCGTCCTCGCCCCACCCTCCAGCAGGCCGTGGCCGTCGTCGCCAACAAGGCGTTCGTGATCCCGAACGGCACACTGCTGTCCACCGACGGCATCGCCGCCGACCGCCCCGACTACTCCGGCAAGCACAAGCGCCACGGCATGCACGTCCAGGTCATCGCAGATGCATTCGGACCGGGAAGCGGGCGGTGAAGTCCTCCCGCACCAGGATCCGATCCGTCGGCGACCAGGCCAATGCCACCCTGAAGAGTCGGAGACTTCTGCGCGCAAACTCCCTTGCAGCTACGATCACAGTACGTGACGACCTTGCGTCAATCTCGTGATCATCGTCGGGCAGATTCTGACGACCGTTCGCCAGCCGGCGAGACCTGTCTGTCAGGCTCTCTTGTCGCGACCTTCCGATAGCCTTCGTCGTCATGATGCGCGCTTGGATCCTTCCGATGCTGTTTGTGCTCGGTGGCTCAGTCGTCGCGACCGGGCTGATCCTCAGCGGGGTCCCCGGCGAAGCCGCAGCACTTCTGCTGTTGTTTGTGCTGCTCGCTGTCGTGCACTCGCCTCTGGTCTTCCCGAGGTCGATCGGTGCGCTGGAGGCACAACGCCGCAGTGCGGTCGACGGCCGGCCGGTCGTCTTTTGGCGGTCGGGCTGCAAGTACTGCCTGCGGCTGCGCATCCGGTTGGGCCGAAGCGCCCGACAGTTGCATTGGGTCGACATCTGGAGTGACCCGGCTGGAGCGGCAGTGGTGAGGGCAGTCAACGATGGCAATGAGACCGTGCCGACCGTTGTCGTGACGGGCCGGCCGCATGTCAACCCGGACCCTGAATGGGTGCGCGAGCAGCTTGGGCAGAGCCCGGAGTCGATGGGGTGACTGTCGGTGTGGTGGTGGTTTCGGGGCAGGGGCGTATGGCTTGATGTTCGGTGTTGTGCCGTTACGGATGGGTTCCGTATCGGTGGCATCCTGTACGGCTCGCACGTGGCTGTGGATCCGTTGGCTGGTGCGTGGCGGCGAAACGTTCTGGTGGGAGGTGAGTGGTGTACAGATTTTGGGACTTCAGAGAGAGCGTTGTCGGTCTGCCCGAGTAGAACCATCACTGCGAGTATCCGGTGGGATGTGTGCAACGACGGGTGTCAGTGTGGTTGTGAGCGGTACAGGTCGCGCATCAGGGCGATCTCTGCTCCGTGGTGCAGCAGTTCCTGGTTGACCCACCAGACGATGTCGATGAAGGGGTCGCCGGAGTCGCTGCCGTGGGGGTAGGTGCTGTATCCCACGGTGTCCAGGGCACTGTCATCGACACCGTGCAAGGCCTTCCGCCAGGCTGCGGCGCCGGTCTCGAAGGCTGAGATCGCCCCGGCAGCGTCTTTGCTGCTGCAGTAGTCGTCCCGTGTCAGCGTATGGCTGCCGGCTGTGTGGTCAGCCCGAAGGGTCAGCAGTTCACAGAGGTGACTCAGACGCCACGCGATTGTGGTGAAGGGTGGCGGGGCGGGGTGCGGGCCCGGTGTGGCGTCGCGTCCCCACTCACCTGTGCCGGTCAGGGTCGTCGCCCGGGGTCCGGGCCCGTCCGTACGTCGTCGGACCGACCAGCAGTCGGGCACCGGCTCCCAGAAGTACTCCTTGTCAGTCATGGGGCCGACCTCGACGTCCGTGCCGTTGCCGCTGTCCATGACGGGGCCTGCCAACCGGTCGGCAAGTCGCTTGTGCGCGAAGTCGAACTGCTGGAGCAATGGGATCATGCGTGGCGGCGTAGGCATCGGAGGCTCCTGCGGCGGGCTGCGGGGACGGGATTGATCTGTCGTCACCCTGTCACGGCCGGAACCGCACCTCATTTCATTTTCTCGCCAAGCCCAGCGCCATCGCTGAACACTTCAGCTGGTCAATTGGTTGTCAGCTGGGCCATGATGATTGTTCTGAGAAGGCAATAAGCGAGTCTTCCGCTGTTTTGTGGTGTTGAGGAGTTTCGGCTCGTCGGCGGGGTTGGCCGTGGTGCTCTGGGGGGTGGGTGAGCGCAGGGCGTACAAGACGGATCTGACGAACGTAGAGGGGGCGGTGATCGAGCCGCTGATCGCAGCGTGGAGGGCGCGGCATCCCTGACGTGCTGCGGATGATGGTGCGCGAGAAGGCCGGGCGCAAGGCCGATCCGAGCCTGGTGGTGCTCGACTCCCAGCCGGTGCGCGCGGCGGCCGGGGTGCCCAAGACCACCACCGGCCTTGACGCGGCCAAGAAGACCCCGGGCCGGCGGTGGACGTCATGGGGCTGATCATCGCGGTCGTTGTCGCGGCACCGGTGCACGACAACGCGATCGGGGTGAGGTTCTGAACCGCCCCCGGTCAGGGGGTGGTGTTGTTGTGGTTGTGTCAGGTTGACAGTGCTGGGGCCGGGGAGTCTGGGGTGGTTTTTGAGTCCCTGGCTGCTGTCTGGTTGGTATGGGTCAGGGCCGTCCTGCTCCTGGTATGGCTTGGTGTTGTTTCGGTCGTGGGGGTGAGGAAGGTTTGGCGCAGGTGTGTTGTGAGGTGTTGTGGTGCGGCTGGGTGGAAGCGTCCGGAGAGGTAGCCGTCGGGGCGGATCAGGAGGGCTTCGCCGTCACGTGGTGTGTAGGCGTCGTGGAATTCGCCTGCTGTGTCGTGTACCCGTGGTGGGTGCAGGCCGACCGGGCGGGCGTCGTGGGGTACTTCTGCGGCGGTGATCAGGTAGGCGTCGAGCAGGCCGTGGGCGGCGTGTTGTGCTTCGGCGGCGCAGGCCTCGAGCCGGGCGGCGCCGTCGCCGGAAATGTGTTCCGGGCCCGCGAACAGCAGCAGTACGTGTCGCGGGGTGCGCAGCAGGTCGAACAGGCGCCGGGGGTAGGAGGCGAGGTCGCTCTGCAGGCCGCGGCAGTCCGGTGCCCGGTCGCCGGGGGCGGGACCGGCCGCGGGTGTGCTGTCCGCTGCTTGCGGTTGGACCAGCGGGCTGTCCGGGTAGGCGATCAGCAGCTGGGCCTGGCGCCGCAGTGTCGTCTCGGTGTCGTCCCCGTTGTTGCTGAGGCCGGAGCGGGCGTGGCGGACGGTGCGGGCGTGGCGGACGGTGCGGTTGACCACCTCTTGTGCGACCGGGTGGCGTTCGGTGTGGTAGCTCTCCAGTACGTCGTCGGTGGCCAGACCGCGGACGGCCAGGGCCAGTTTCCAGGCAAGGTTGTGGGCGTCCTGCACTCCGGTGTTCAGACCCTGGCCGCCGATCGGCGGGTGGATGTGTGCGGCGTCTCCGGCGACGAAGAGGCGGCCGTTGCGGTACTGGTTCACCAGGCGGTGGCTGATCCGGAAGGCGGACGACCAGCGGAGGGTGGAGGCGGTCGTGGGTTCTGGGGACAGCCGGTCGAGCACGTCCTGGATCTGGCCGAGGTCCGGTCCGCGGCCGCCTCCCATCCCGTCCGGGGCGCTCGAGTCGTCTTCGTCCCCGGTTCGGGTGCGGGGGCGCAGCATCGACAGCCAGTACCGGCGAACGCCGGGCATCGGAATGCAGACGAGCATGTCGTCCATGGTGCCGTTGGCGTCCAGGTTCACGGAGCGCATGCTGTAGCCGGCGGGCAGTTCCCAGTCGACTTCGACGTCGCCGATCATGTACTGCTCGGGGAAGGCGTCGCCCTCGAAGGTCAGCCCGGCGGCTTTGCGGACCAGGCTGTGTGCGCCGTCGCAGCCCACGACGTAGCGGGCGTGCAGATGCTCGGTCCGGCCGTCGGCGTGCGCGAGGACGGCCTCGACCTCGTCGGGGCGTACTTCCACCGAGCGGAGTTCGGTCGGCCGCTCCACCTCTGTGCCGAAGCGCGCGAGGTGCTCGGTGAGCAGCCGTTCGGTTGCGTACTGGGGCAGTGTGGTGAAGGGGTAGGGGATCTCGGGTGGCAGAGTCAGCTCGGAGCGGGGGGCCGCCTTGCCGTTGATGAAGACGAGCTGGCCCAGGTGTGGCACCGCGGCGTCCAGTGCCTCGCGGACCAGGCCCATGGTGTCCCACATCTCCAGTGTGCGGGGCACGATGCCGATGGCTTTGGCGAAGGGTTCCGGGGCGGCCAGCCGGTCGATGATGCGGCAGTCCACGCCGTGGCGCCGCAGTTCGGCCGCAGTCGTCAGGCCCACCGGGCCCGCGCCCACTACGAGTACGTCGACATCGGCCATGATCGGGCTCCCTCGTCGTCCGGAATCAGTTCCCGAGCCAGTGTGCTTCACCAGGTTGCGTTGATCCGGCAGGGTTGAGGGTGTGTCATGGCTGGCCGATCTGTGCGGTGGTTCCTCCAGGTCTGATGCTGGAAGGGGGCTTGTTGGTGTGTGGGGTGCCGGCCGGCCTGGTGTGTTGCTGGTTTGCTGAGAGACGGAATTGGCGGTTCGGTGTTGGGTGGTCGGGGTGTGTGAGCTGGGGTTATGTGTTCCGTGTTGAGGTCGGCAGTGTTCGTTGTAGGTAGTTCTGGCGTGCCATGGCCCGGTTGGTGTTTGTGCTGGTCAGGGCTGCTTCTGCTGTTTGTTGGGTGGGGTTGGCGGTCTTGGGTGCGGGGGTGGTGGTGGGTTTCGGCGAGGTGGTCGAGGCAGATGGCCTCGGGTGTGGTCTTGGTGATGTGTTCGGTGCCGTCGCTGATGGCGGTGATGGCGGTGGTGGCTGGTTGGCGGATCAGTCGGGTGAGGGATCCGGTGCGGCCGGTGGTGCGCTGGTGGAGGCAGGTGGCGTGGCGGGGGAGTGTTCCGGGTTGGTGGTGCTGGAGGTCGAGGTGGTATTCGATGGCGGTGGTGACGTCGCGGAACGGCTGGTGGGTGCTGTGGCGGGCGGGGAGGGGGCCGCAGCTGACCAGGGTGGCGCGTCCGGCGAGCTGGGTGCCTCTCACGCCGGTGAACAGGGGGTGTCGGTGACGTTGATGCCGGCGTGGACGAAGGTCGCGGCGACGCGCTCACGCCTGGAGGACGTGGTCGCCGGCAGCGAGGACGTGACAGTCCAGGGGAGGTGACGGTGAGGACGCGGTGGCGGGCGGCGGGCGGTCGTGCTTCGCCGAGCTGAAGGCCGATCCGGAGGCCCGGGGGCACGGGGCCGGAGGCCCTGCCGGCGGAGGTGAACAAGCTCCAGCGAGTGCGGCGGCCGGAGCTGCCCGCGGGCTTGTTCGCGGACGTGTCGCAAAAGCTGCTGGAGGCGTGGCGTGGCGTGGCGTGGCGGCGCGGGCGTCGGGGGAGTGCCCGGCGAACCTGGAGCGTATGAGACCGGCGTGACGGCTGATGCTGCCGGCCGCGCTGTGTCATGTGCGGCAGAGGGAGGTCACCGATTTGCTGGTGGACCTGTTCATCCGGCTCGTGCTGAAGATCAATACCCGAGCGGAGGGCCGACAAGGAGTTGAACGCCGAGCTGAGGAAGATCCGGGGCGAGGAGGGCGTGCTGCTGCGGAGTGTGGAGGCGGCGTTGTCGGAGCCGTCCGGCACGGTGCGGTGCGGTGGGTGAGCTGCTCCGTGGTCGGCGGGGAGAGGACGCTGAAGGCCCTGGCCGCGGAGGCGGCGGCGAACGAGGCCCGCTACCAGGCCCGGTCCGCACCGTGCTGTGCTCCTT is drawn from Streptomyces brevispora and contains these coding sequences:
- a CDS encoding DinB family protein; its protein translation is MPTPPRMIPLLQQFDFAHKRLADRLAGPVMDSGNGTDVEVGPMTDKEYFWEPVPDCWSVRRRTDGPGPRATTLTGTGEWGRDATPGPHPAPPPFTTIAWRLSHLCELLTLRADHTAGSHTLTRDDYCSSKDAAGAISAFETGAAAWRKALHGVDDSALDTVGYSTYPHGSDSGDPFIDIVWWVNQELLHHGAEIALMRDLYRSQPH
- a CDS encoding glutaredoxin domain-containing protein — protein: MMRAWILPMLFVLGGSVVATGLILSGVPGEAAALLLLFVLLAVVHSPLVFPRSIGALEAQRRSAVDGRPVVFWRSGCKYCLRLRIRLGRSARQLHWVDIWSDPAGAAVVRAVNDGNETVPTVVVTGRPHVNPDPEWVREQLGQSPESMG
- a CDS encoding FAD-dependent monooxygenase; translation: MADVDVLVVGAGPVGLTTAAELRRHGVDCRIIDRLAAPEPFAKAIGIVPRTLEMWDTMGLVREALDAAVPHLGQLVFINGKAAPRSELTLPPEIPYPFTTLPQYATERLLTEHLARFGTEVERPTELRSVEVRPDEVEAVLAHADGRTEHLHARYVVGCDGAHSLVRKAAGLTFEGDAFPEQYMIGDVEVDWELPAGYSMRSVNLDANGTMDDMLVCIPMPGVRRYWLSMLRPRTRTGDEDDSSAPDGMGGGRGPDLGQIQDVLDRLSPEPTTASTLRWSSAFRISHRLVNQYRNGRLFVAGDAAHIHPPIGGQGLNTGVQDAHNLAWKLALAVRGLATDDVLESYHTERHPVAQEVVNRTVRHARTVRHARSGLSNNGDDTETTLRRQAQLLIAYPDSPLVQPQAADSTPAAGPAPGDRAPDCRGLQSDLASYPRRLFDLLRTPRHVLLLFAGPEHISGDGAARLEACAAEAQHAAHGLLDAYLITAAEVPHDARPVGLHPPRVHDTAGEFHDAYTPRDGEALLIRPDGYLSGRFHPAAPQHLTTHLRQTFLTPTTETTPSHTRSRTALTHTNQTAARDSKTTPDSPAPALST
- a CDS encoding SMI1/KNR4 family protein, with protein sequence MTSIDHSRVRQSWDRIGLWLRTHVRQAPLRPAVDSGRLDAVEAAQAVTLPADVKEWWALADVSADFWIPGDFAPVALEEALETRETWLLVAEEEGPLFDQNGEPEPRFLPEFIPIAMSPGGDGLIVDLRPGGANGAVFLWDHERWGLGVPLWDSIDSMLQDIADALESQTAVLGQHAALGGAEATCVGQLGDAGELNWEPVPVA
- a CDS encoding YciI family protein, producing the protein MEFLCYHRDRPGSLPLRHRLTEEHWSYMDQYAKEMIARGPTLTDDGETPTGSVHIVDLPDPSAARTFAFDEPNYQAGAYRDVLLRRWRNMLGRTMWDFPGGPAEGNRYLVLGLGAGKAADTTVPADRDELIAYGPLLSDDGATWLGTAALIRAPDRDTARAILTPDRYADIEVHNWQFGGRS